The following coding sequences are from one Streptomyces sp. NBC_01232 window:
- a CDS encoding glycosyltransferase 87 family protein — protein MTLSRTARWTTGWLLAAAWALSFPLFSSLEPHRLWGWCAAAGYLVAAGATLSGHRRAGLAAALLGALALPLLWLVLTGQGQSEVTVIERSGRLLLESGRLYVDRPAAVQEYTPYLPGMALLGVPRALLGSGDGWVVRLLGDARIWCAAALFGCLWAARRLLGGAPGRLLGGGPGRLLPVLVASPVVALPLAVSGVDLPLAGLCCLALAAAAAGRPALAGAALAGACALKWTALPAVAVAVALLAACRGGRPAVRCGLVAAGGTALLVLPGALLQPAELWHQVFAFPTGRARVPTPASSPLPGHLLAELGPWGWYLTVGLLLAGGLAVALSLFARPPRTVVAAADRLALGLTLAFLLAPAGRFGYLALPLLLVVWARSVRPPGVSRVVAGSGVPRPRAAARR, from the coding sequence ATGACCCTTTCCCGTACCGCCCGGTGGACCACCGGCTGGCTGCTCGCCGCCGCGTGGGCGCTGTCCTTCCCGCTGTTCTCCTCGCTGGAACCCCACCGGCTCTGGGGCTGGTGCGCCGCCGCCGGATACCTCGTGGCCGCCGGGGCCACCCTGTCCGGCCACCGCCGCGCCGGGCTCGCCGCCGCACTGCTGGGCGCCCTGGCCCTACCGCTCCTGTGGCTGGTGCTGACCGGACAGGGGCAGTCGGAGGTGACGGTCATCGAACGGTCCGGGCGGCTGCTGCTGGAGTCCGGACGGCTCTACGTCGACCGGCCCGCGGCCGTCCAGGAGTACACGCCGTACCTGCCGGGCATGGCCCTGCTCGGTGTCCCGCGGGCCCTGCTCGGCAGCGGCGACGGCTGGGTGGTGCGGCTGCTGGGGGACGCCCGCATCTGGTGCGCGGCCGCCCTGTTCGGCTGCCTGTGGGCGGCCCGGCGGCTGCTCGGCGGCGCACCGGGCCGGCTGCTCGGTGGCGGACCCGGCCGGCTGCTGCCCGTGCTGGTGGCCTCGCCGGTGGTGGCCCTCCCGCTCGCGGTGAGCGGGGTGGACCTGCCGCTGGCCGGGCTCTGCTGCCTGGCACTGGCCGCCGCGGCGGCCGGGCGGCCCGCCCTGGCCGGGGCGGCCCTCGCCGGGGCGTGCGCCCTGAAGTGGACGGCGCTGCCCGCGGTGGCGGTGGCCGTCGCTCTGCTCGCGGCCTGCCGGGGCGGGCGGCCGGCGGTGCGCTGCGGGCTGGTGGCGGCCGGGGGCACGGCCCTGCTGGTGCTGCCCGGCGCGCTGCTCCAGCCGGCGGAGCTGTGGCATCAGGTGTTCGCCTTCCCCACCGGGCGGGCCCGGGTGCCGACCCCGGCGAGCAGCCCGCTGCCCGGACATCTGCTGGCCGAACTGGGCCCCTGGGGGTGGTACCTGACGGTGGGCCTGCTGCTGGCGGGAGGCCTCGCGGTGGCCCTCTCCCTGTTCGCCCGGCCGCCGCGCACGGTGGTGGCCGCCGCCGACCGGCTGGCCCTCGGCCTCACCCTGGCCTTCCTGCTGGCCCCGGCCGGGCGATTCGGCTACCTGGCACTGCCGCTCCTGCTGGTGGTCTGGGCCCGCTCGGTGAGGCCCCCGGGCGTCTCCCGCGTCGTGGCCGGCTCCGGCGTGCCCCGCCCGAGGGCGGCCGCCCGGCGCTGA
- a CDS encoding response regulator transcription factor — MLRLILAEDSVLLRAGLTELLTRGGHQVLAAVGSSEELVRAVEAQRPDVVVTDVRMPPGFRDEGLRAALELRSRDSSLPVLVLSQYVATAYAAQLLTGASTAGLGYLLKDRVGEVAEFLDALQQVADGRTVIDPEVVRVLLSRQTEERPLARLTPREREVLTLMASGLNNQALAARLFISEAAVVKHASSIFMKLDLDATEGNRRVLAVLAHLRGAEPA; from the coding sequence GTGCTCCGGCTGATCCTCGCCGAGGACTCGGTGCTGCTGCGTGCGGGGCTGACGGAACTGCTCACCCGCGGCGGCCATCAGGTCCTCGCTGCCGTCGGCAGCTCCGAGGAGCTCGTTCGGGCGGTGGAGGCGCAGCGGCCGGACGTCGTCGTCACCGATGTGCGGATGCCGCCCGGCTTTCGCGACGAAGGCCTGCGGGCGGCACTCGAACTCCGCTCCCGGGACTCCTCGTTGCCCGTGCTCGTGCTCTCGCAGTACGTGGCCACGGCCTACGCCGCCCAGCTGCTCACCGGCGCCTCCACGGCCGGGCTGGGCTACCTCCTCAAGGACCGTGTGGGCGAGGTGGCCGAATTCCTCGACGCCCTGCAGCAGGTCGCCGACGGCCGGACGGTCATCGACCCGGAGGTGGTACGGGTCCTGCTCAGCCGGCAGACCGAGGAGCGGCCGCTGGCCCGGCTGACGCCGCGGGAGCGGGAGGTGCTCACGCTGATGGCCTCGGGCCTCAACAACCAGGCCTTGGCGGCACGGCTGTTCATCAGCGAGGCCGCCGTCGTCAAACACGCCTCCAGCATCTTCATGAAGCTCGACCTCGACGCCACCGAGGGCAACCGCCGGGTCCTGGCGGTCCTCGCCCACCTGCGGGGCGCGGAGCCGGCGTGA